One part of the Mariniflexile litorale genome encodes these proteins:
- the ltrA gene encoding group II intron reverse transcriptase/maturase, producing MIEQVLSATNLYKATRQVERNKGANGVDGMKTTALSAYILENRSLILSTIRTNSYVPNSILGVTIPKGPGKTRLLGIPTVVDRWLQQAVSQQLMVHFEYDFEPVSYGFRPQKNIQKAVLQAQGYINDGYQDIVDIDLQGFFDEVDHCILLQLIYRKVKCPTTLRLIRKWLRAPILIDGTLKKRRKGIPQGSPISPLLSNIMLDVLDKEMKSMGLRYVRYADDFSVYAKSKSEAKTIGNKLFIFLRDRLKLPINKAKSGIRRPVNFELLGHGFVPVYKKGIKGQYALVVTKKGWAKFKRNLKSITKKTKPMSLFERLDRLNQVCRGWMNNYRLTNIYAKVKKLDEWLRNRLRYCIWHDWKKLERKRKNLIRLGIEIGQAYAWSRTRMGGWAVAQSPILKTTITVSRLKRKGYKPLLDYINNTQTSIW from the coding sequence ATGATTGAACAGGTATTATCAGCAACAAACCTTTATAAAGCAACACGCCAAGTGGAGCGCAATAAAGGAGCGAACGGCGTAGATGGTATGAAAACAACGGCACTTTCGGCATACATATTGGAAAACCGTTCGCTTATATTATCTACAATTCGCACAAATAGCTATGTGCCAAATTCAATTTTAGGAGTAACCATTCCAAAAGGACCGGGTAAAACCCGATTATTAGGAATACCAACAGTAGTAGATAGGTGGCTACAACAGGCGGTAAGTCAACAATTAATGGTTCATTTTGAATATGATTTTGAACCTGTTAGTTATGGATTTCGCCCACAAAAGAACATCCAAAAAGCAGTATTACAAGCACAAGGCTACATCAATGATGGTTACCAAGATATTGTAGATATTGATTTACAAGGGTTCTTTGATGAAGTAGACCACTGTATCTTACTTCAACTTATTTACCGCAAAGTAAAATGTCCAACCACCTTGCGATTAATCCGAAAATGGTTAAGAGCGCCCATCTTAATAGATGGAACACTCAAAAAGCGCAGAAAAGGGATCCCTCAAGGTAGTCCCATTAGTCCCTTATTATCTAACATTATGTTAGATGTTTTGGACAAAGAAATGAAAAGCATGGGCTTGCGCTATGTTCGCTACGCAGACGACTTTAGTGTTTACGCAAAAAGTAAAAGCGAGGCAAAAACTATAGGAAATAAACTGTTTATCTTTTTAAGAGATAGACTTAAACTACCTATAAATAAAGCCAAAAGCGGCATTCGCAGACCTGTAAACTTTGAGTTACTTGGGCATGGATTTGTACCCGTTTATAAAAAGGGTATAAAAGGACAATATGCACTAGTGGTAACCAAGAAAGGTTGGGCAAAGTTTAAACGTAACTTGAAAAGTATCACCAAGAAAACCAAACCCATGTCGTTATTCGAACGTCTGGATCGGCTTAATCAAGTCTGTCGAGGCTGGATGAATAATTACCGCTTAACTAACATCTATGCAAAAGTTAAAAAGCTAGATGAATGGTTAAGAAATCGGTTACGCTATTGTATTTGGCACGATTGGAAAAAGCTAGAGAGGAAACGTAAAAATCTCATTCGATTAGGTATAGAAATCGGACAAGCCTATGCTTGGAGTCGCACCAGAATGGGAGGTTGGGCAGTCGCTCAAAGTCCTATTTTAAAGACGACTATTACAGTTTCTAGGCTTAAACGAAAAGGGTATAAACCTTTGTTAGATTACATTAATAATACGCAAACTTCAATTT